From the genome of Deinococcus sp. AJ005, one region includes:
- the lnt gene encoding apolipoprotein N-acyltransferase: MPPLPPPVLALLLGALLGLCGLPLPWSVLSIFPLSGVLAYAASARTTEGVPGRLFWSGVGYFTVHLWWLTAFLGKLFSFPPAGVLAFALFILEGLFLAVMAYPLARLVRSPVARVWALAGGWVVLEWTRFLGPLSFPWPTLGYTLLPTPAIQIADLGGVLLGSVLVAGTAAALAGAWLGGWNLDKQGRGRPVVLAAVCWAAALAYGLTRTAGEGPVQPMLVLRTDFDSFGRAVGSLTAGEQLQVQREASARRSPGEILVWSETALTAPATEAVLPEFPGPGISGLGVPPTQTEKEQNTVVAIDAGGQITARNRKAKLVPFGEYFVLYDSILRPAYGLIENIIGFRLPAVEPARSIAPLILNGVQYGAYICYDSVFPWVARSLTRQGAQLLVNPSNDGWYDGWGVQQHFMMGRVRAIENRRWLVRSVNKGVAGAVNDLGQAVHVISSGETTQALSVRPLLLSGRTLFNRLGDWPALLLALGMIGYGVRVDRREGR; the protein is encoded by the coding sequence GTGCCGCCCCTTCCCCCACCCGTTCTGGCCCTGCTGCTGGGCGCGCTTCTCGGCCTGTGTGGCCTGCCACTGCCGTGGAGTGTCCTGAGCATTTTTCCCCTGTCGGGGGTTCTGGCCTACGCCGCCAGCGCCCGCACCACCGAAGGCGTGCCGGGGCGGCTGTTCTGGTCCGGCGTGGGCTACTTCACCGTACATCTGTGGTGGCTGACCGCCTTTCTGGGCAAGCTGTTCAGCTTTCCCCCAGCGGGCGTGCTGGCTTTTGCCCTGTTCATTCTGGAGGGTCTGTTCTTGGCGGTCATGGCCTATCCACTGGCCCGGCTGGTCCGCTCGCCCGTGGCCCGCGTCTGGGCGCTGGCGGGCGGCTGGGTGGTGCTGGAATGGACGCGCTTCCTGGGGCCGCTGTCCTTTCCCTGGCCCACGCTGGGCTACACGTTGCTGCCCACTCCTGCCATCCAGATTGCAGACCTGGGTGGCGTCTTGCTAGGGAGTGTGCTGGTGGCGGGCACGGCGGCGGCGCTGGCTGGAGCGTGGCTGGGTGGTTGGAATCTGGATAAGCAGGGGAGAGGCCGCCCGGTGGTCCTGGCTGCCGTGTGCTGGGCTGCTGCCCTCGCCTATGGCCTGACGCGCACAGCAGGCGAGGGACCAGTTCAGCCAATGCTGGTACTGCGGACCGATTTCGATTCGTTTGGGCGCGCAGTGGGCAGCCTGACGGCGGGCGAGCAGCTTCAGGTTCAGCGGGAAGCCTCCGCCCGGCGCAGCCCCGGTGAAATCCTGGTCTGGAGTGAAACGGCTCTGACTGCTCCAGCCACCGAAGCTGTGCTGCCGGAATTTCCGGGACCGGGGATCAGTGGGCTGGGGGTGCCGCCCACCCAGACCGAAAAAGAACAGAACACGGTGGTTGCCATTGATGCTGGCGGTCAGATCACGGCCCGTAACCGCAAGGCCAAGTTGGTGCCGTTTGGTGAGTATTTTGTGCTGTACGACAGTATTCTGCGCCCCGCATACGGCCTGATCGAGAATATCATCGGCTTCAGGCTGCCCGCTGTGGAACCGGCCCGGTCCATCGCCCCATTAATCCTGAACGGCGTGCAATACGGTGCGTACATCTGTTACGACAGCGTGTTTCCGTGGGTGGCTCGCAGCCTGACCCGGCAGGGCGCGCAACTCCTGGTCAATCCCAGCAACGACGGCTGGTACGATGGCTGGGGCGTTCAACAGCATTTTATGATGGGCCGGGTGCGCGCCATCGAGAACCGCCGCTGGCTGGTCCGCAGCGTGAATAAAGGGGTAGCGGGAGCGGTCAACGATCTGGGGCAGGCAGTGCACGTGATTTCCAGCGGTGAGACCACGCAGGCGCTGAGCGTGCGGCCTCTGCTGCTGAGCGGGCGAACGTTGTTTAACCGCCTGGGCGACTGGCCTGCGCTGCTGCTGGCGCTGGGGATGATCGGGTATGGGGTGCGGGTGGACCGGCGGGAGGGGCGTTAA
- a CDS encoding tyrosine-type recombinase/integrase: MTEGALVLASRWSNAANRRREGLRAAHEQNADALTDLLVTYMRLKSSRGARVSQMTLDHYCESVRRFLAFTGPPESPERALNQLAAEDFEVWMLTMQQAGLAASSIKRHVYGVRNLMKALVWAGAIAGDPSAGVRPPSDTTPAHAKKQALSVARYAELLTLPTSMHPADTLRAHRDLLLLELGGSLGLRAAELVGLNTTDIDLNERQLRVLGKGGKGRTVPLTARVERSLRLWLMSRSSLQALNTLGTAALLVSLSGRNYGGRLTTKGARTIAATYYQELGLAPELWGLHTLRRTAGTHLYRATRDLHVVADVLGHASVNTSAIYAKMDTEVRREAMEAMERLRGPQD, translated from the coding sequence ATGACCGAGGGTGCCCTGGTCCTAGCCTCGCGCTGGTCAAACGCGGCCAACCGTCGACGTGAAGGTTTGCGGGCCGCGCATGAGCAAAATGCCGACGCCCTGACCGATCTGCTGGTGACCTATATGCGCCTGAAATCCAGCCGGGGCGCGCGGGTCAGTCAGATGACACTGGACCATTACTGCGAATCGGTCCGGCGCTTTCTGGCGTTCACCGGACCGCCCGAATCACCTGAACGGGCACTGAACCAGTTGGCTGCCGAGGATTTCGAGGTCTGGATGTTGACCATGCAGCAGGCGGGTCTGGCCGCATCCAGCATTAAACGCCATGTCTACGGAGTGCGGAACCTGATGAAGGCGCTGGTGTGGGCCGGGGCGATTGCCGGCGATCCAAGTGCCGGGGTACGGCCTCCCAGTGACACGACACCCGCCCACGCCAAGAAACAGGCCCTGTCCGTGGCGCGGTATGCGGAACTGCTGACCCTGCCTACCTCGATGCACCCTGCCGACACCCTGCGCGCCCACCGGGACCTGCTGCTACTGGAACTCGGCGGCAGCCTGGGCCTGCGCGCGGCAGAACTGGTGGGGCTGAATACCACAGACATAGACCTCAACGAACGTCAGTTGCGGGTGCTGGGCAAGGGCGGCAAGGGGCGGACGGTGCCGCTGACCGCGCGGGTGGAGCGCAGCCTGCGCCTGTGGCTGATGTCGCGCTCGTCGTTGCAAGCCCTGAACACGCTGGGTACGGCGGCCCTTCTGGTCTCGCTGAGTGGACGCAACTATGGAGGGCGGCTGACCACCAAGGGGGCACGCACGATTGCTGCCACGTACTATCAGGAACTGGGTCTGGCGCCCGAGTTGTGGGGTCTGCACACCCTGCGGCGCACAGCGGGCACCCACCTTTATCGCGCCACGCGTGACTTGCACGTTGTTGCAGACGTACTGGGCCACGCTTCAGTCAACACCTCAGCCATCTACGCCAAGATGGACACGGAAGTCAGACGCGAGGCGATGGAAGCAATGGAGCGCTTGCGTGGTCCACAGGATTGA
- a CDS encoding diacylglycerol kinase family protein has protein sequence MTGQTSPPGPPNTPKAQRVLVVFNPKSGKGDSDLPEFVRLLREGGAEVVQRETKKDTPLAEQVNDLHAFDILVAAGGDGTVSSLAYAIRDSGVPLLAFPAGTANLIAQNLDLPTSAPELAALVLAGHCITVDLGEIEVGGEKNGFAMLAGAGADAAMIKGSEELKEQFGVMAYVLSAMKQLNPRKTTFKLTVDGQEREFEGIGVMVANFGMANYRMPITTDINPSDGQFTVVLLKAGNLLRLIPNLIDSLRAKLNLGDPMFSSNLETLNAREITVDAADPFPLQYDGELMVETTPFTARILPGAALFITAARKEEVET, from the coding sequence ATGACAGGTCAAACCTCCCCCCCCGGCCCCCCCAACACTCCCAAGGCCCAGCGCGTGCTGGTCGTCTTTAATCCCAAGAGCGGCAAGGGCGACAGCGATCTGCCGGAATTCGTGCGCCTGCTGCGGGAGGGCGGGGCCGAGGTGGTGCAGCGGGAAACTAAAAAAGACACGCCGCTGGCAGAACAGGTCAATGACCTGCACGCCTTCGACATCCTGGTCGCGGCTGGGGGAGACGGGACAGTGAGCAGCCTGGCCTATGCCATCCGGGACAGTGGCGTGCCCCTGCTGGCCTTTCCCGCCGGTACGGCCAACCTGATCGCACAGAATCTGGATCTGCCCACCTCTGCGCCGGAACTCGCGGCCCTGGTGCTGGCCGGACACTGCATTACCGTCGATCTGGGCGAGATTGAGGTAGGCGGGGAGAAAAACGGTTTTGCCATGTTGGCCGGGGCGGGCGCGGACGCCGCCATGATCAAGGGCAGCGAGGAACTGAAAGAACAGTTTGGCGTGATGGCCTATGTCCTGAGCGCCATGAAACAGCTCAATCCCAGGAAGACTACCTTCAAACTGACCGTGGACGGCCAGGAACGCGAGTTCGAGGGCATCGGCGTGATGGTGGCCAACTTCGGCATGGCCAATTACCGGATGCCGATCACCACGGACATCAACCCCAGTGACGGTCAGTTCACGGTGGTGCTGCTCAAGGCGGGCAACCTGTTGCGCCTGATTCCTAACCTGATCGACTCGTTGCGCGCCAAGCTGAATCTGGGAGACCCTATGTTCAGCAGCAACCTCGAAACCCTGAACGCCCGCGAAATCACCGTGGACGCAGCCGATCCCTTTCCGCTGCAATACGACGGCGAACTGATGGTGGAAACGACGCCGTTCACCGCGCGGATTTTACCTGGCGCAGCGCTGTTCATCACGGCGGCCAGGAAGGAGGAGGTGGAGACTTAA
- a CDS encoding IPT/TIG domain-containing protein, with protein MLRFLVASSLMVGALASCAPSQSTDRFVTVTPVLIKVSEAATRGGSLTVQGRYLGGPSTGQVRLGADETGKGGYVFPASAIQSWTDSEIVMTIPADAPVGGSWLFVEVAGKQSTGLPYSVRQ; from the coding sequence ATGCTGCGTTTCTTGGTTGCTTCTTCACTCATGGTAGGCGCTCTGGCGTCCTGCGCGCCCTCTCAATCCACAGACCGCTTCGTGACGGTTACGCCTGTACTGATCAAAGTTTCGGAAGCCGCCACGCGCGGCGGCTCACTCACCGTTCAGGGCCGTTATCTGGGTGGCCCCAGCACTGGGCAGGTTCGCCTAGGGGCCGACGAAACGGGGAAGGGCGGCTACGTCTTCCCTGCTTCTGCTATTCAGTCCTGGACCGACAGCGAAATCGTCATGACCATTCCCGCCGACGCCCCGGTGGGCGGAAGCTGGCTGTTCGTGGAAGTCGCGGGCAAGCAGTCTACAGGTCTGCCTTACAGCGTTCGCCAGTAA
- the hisS gene encoding histidine--tRNA ligase, with protein MAIHRPKGTNDLLPPGSPKLSPVTSAAAHIWLTETARRVLERAGAQRIDTPIFEEAELVKRGVGDSTDIVRKEMFTVYYFGDHGGFILRPEGTAAIVRAYLQNGLKQLPTPLKLWTSGPIFRAENVQKGRYRQFHQVDYEVLGSADPLVDAEAIALMVDVVRELGLKEVRVKLGSIGDPADREAYNAYLRELFTAHHDRLSDDSKDRLTRNPMRILDSKSEGDQDLIAELSVKPMLDFLGEEARTHFGAVQGHLKDWGVPYDLDPSIVRGLDYYRRTAWELHHEGVGAKSALGGGGRYDGLAEILGGQATPGIGWAFGVERLLLALEAESIELPQSEGPLLYVVALDEANVPHAAKVAMDARRVARTEFAYRAMKPGGAFKDAERRGVRWIALLGSQEVENGTLSLKNLMSGEQRVVNVSELAAFLEQESHDPAVSPPATVPPQESK; from the coding sequence ATGGCGATTCACCGCCCCAAGGGGACCAACGATCTGCTGCCACCAGGCAGTCCCAAACTCTCACCCGTCACCAGCGCCGCCGCGCATATCTGGCTGACCGAAACTGCGCGGCGTGTGCTGGAGCGGGCCGGAGCGCAGCGCATCGACACGCCCATTTTCGAGGAAGCCGAACTGGTCAAGCGCGGCGTGGGCGACAGCACCGACATCGTCCGCAAGGAGATGTTTACCGTCTACTACTTCGGGGACCACGGCGGGTTCATTCTGCGCCCGGAGGGAACGGCGGCCATCGTGCGGGCCTACCTCCAGAACGGCCTCAAGCAGTTGCCCACGCCACTGAAGCTGTGGACTTCCGGGCCGATCTTCCGCGCTGAGAACGTGCAGAAGGGCCGCTACCGCCAGTTTCATCAGGTGGACTACGAGGTGCTGGGCAGCGCCGATCCGCTGGTGGACGCTGAGGCGATTGCTTTGATGGTAGATGTGGTGCGCGAGCTGGGCCTCAAGGAAGTGCGCGTCAAGCTGGGCAGCATCGGCGATCCGGCGGATAGAGAGGCTTATAACGCCTATCTGCGCGAGCTGTTCACGGCCCACCACGACCGCCTGTCCGACGATTCCAAAGATCGCCTGACCCGCAACCCAATGCGGATTCTCGATTCCAAGAGCGAGGGCGATCAGGACTTGATTGCCGAGCTGAGCGTCAAACCCATGCTCGATTTTCTGGGCGAGGAAGCGCGCACGCACTTCGGGGCCGTTCAGGGCCACCTGAAGGACTGGGGCGTGCCGTATGACCTCGATCCCAGCATCGTGCGCGGGTTGGACTACTACCGCCGCACCGCCTGGGAGCTGCACCATGAGGGCGTGGGCGCAAAATCTGCGCTGGGCGGGGGCGGACGCTATGACGGTCTGGCCGAGATTCTGGGCGGACAGGCCACGCCGGGAATCGGCTGGGCCTTCGGTGTAGAGCGGCTGTTGCTGGCGCTGGAAGCGGAGAGCATCGAGCTGCCTCAGAGCGAGGGGCCGCTCCTCTATGTCGTCGCGCTGGACGAGGCGAACGTGCCCCATGCAGCGAAGGTCGCGATGGATGCCCGCCGTGTGGCCCGCACCGAATTCGCCTACCGTGCCATGAAACCGGGCGGGGCTTTCAAGGATGCTGAACGCCGGGGCGTGCGCTGGATCGCTCTGCTTGGCTCACAGGAAGTCGAGAACGGAACACTCAGCCTCAAAAACCTGATGAGCGGTGAGCAGCGCGTCGTCAACGTCTCAGAACTGGCAGCATTTCTGGAACAGGAAAGCCACGATCCTGCCGTATCTCCGCCAGCCACAGTCCCTCCCCAGGAGTCCAAATGA
- the aspS gene encoding aspartate--tRNA ligase: protein MKRTAMIGHLSPTHAAQTVTLQGWVNRRRDLGGLIFLELRDRSGLIQVQVEPDSPAFAEADRLRAEYVAEVEGTYQLRPEGQRKGGAADYEVIASRVKVLNTAKTPPFELEKGADVAEDIRLKYRYLDLRRPEMQRSLMLRSKATAAVTAFLDAEGFVAVETPMLTKSTPEGARDFLVPSRLNPGEFYALPQSPQLFKQLLMIAGFDRYYQLARCFRDEDLRADRQPDFTQLDMEMSFVDQEDVLELQERLLSHVFKTVLDVDLPIPFPRLSYQDAMDRYGSDKPDLRFGMEFADVTGLFAGGEFAAFANADAVKVLAASELTRKQIDELERVAKQNGAKGLAWAKRNGDGLTGGISKFLGEQTAALLETTGVQDGGTLLFAAGEWKRAVTALGAVRLSLRDLFGLAAAGPQFHVSWVTDFPQLEYDEDNASWTYMHHPFTAPHPDDVALFGTERQGEIRAQAYDLVLNGFEIGGGSVRIHDPAVQEQMLAAIGFTSEEARRQFGFFLTALESGTPPHGGIAWGFDRLLMVMAGVGSIREVIAFPKNNRGADLMALAPSPVSPAQMAEVGLALVQE, encoded by the coding sequence ATGAAACGCACCGCCATGATCGGCCACCTCTCCCCCACCCATGCCGCTCAGACCGTCACCTTGCAGGGCTGGGTCAACCGCCGCCGCGATCTGGGCGGCCTGATCTTTCTGGAACTGCGGGACCGCAGCGGCCTGATCCAGGTCCAGGTAGAGCCGGATTCCCCCGCCTTCGCTGAGGCAGATCGCCTGCGCGCCGAGTACGTGGCCGAGGTGGAGGGCACCTATCAACTGCGCCCGGAGGGCCAGCGCAAGGGTGGCGCGGCGGATTACGAGGTCATCGCCTCGCGCGTGAAGGTCTTGAATACGGCCAAAACCCCACCCTTCGAACTGGAAAAGGGCGCGGACGTGGCCGAGGACATCCGCCTCAAGTACCGTTATCTGGACCTGCGCCGCCCAGAGATGCAGCGCTCTCTGATGCTCCGCAGCAAGGCGACAGCGGCGGTCACGGCCTTTCTGGACGCCGAGGGCTTCGTTGCCGTCGAAACCCCTATGCTCACCAAATCCACCCCGGAGGGCGCGCGGGATTTTCTGGTGCCCAGTCGCCTGAATCCTGGCGAGTTCTACGCCCTGCCGCAGAGTCCACAACTGTTCAAGCAACTGCTGATGATCGCCGGATTTGACCGCTATTACCAGCTCGCCCGTTGCTTCCGCGACGAGGATCTGCGCGCCGACCGCCAGCCGGACTTCACGCAGCTTGATATGGAGATGTCCTTCGTGGATCAGGAGGACGTGCTGGAGCTTCAGGAACGTCTGCTATCGCATGTGTTCAAGACCGTGCTGGATGTGGACCTGCCTATCCCCTTTCCCCGCCTGAGCTATCAGGACGCGATGGACCGCTACGGCTCCGACAAGCCCGATCTGCGTTTTGGAATGGAGTTCGCGGACGTGACTGGGCTGTTCGCGGGCGGTGAATTTGCTGCTTTCGCTAACGCAGATGCAGTCAAGGTGCTGGCTGCATCGGAGTTGACCCGCAAGCAGATCGACGAGCTGGAGCGGGTGGCCAAGCAGAACGGCGCGAAAGGTCTGGCCTGGGCCAAGCGAAACGGGGACGGACTTACCGGGGGCATCAGCAAGTTTCTGGGCGAGCAGACGGCGGCGCTGCTGGAGACGACAGGGGTGCAGGACGGCGGCACGCTACTCTTCGCGGCGGGCGAGTGGAAGCGGGCGGTCACGGCGCTGGGAGCGGTTCGCCTGAGCCTGCGCGATCTGTTTGGTCTGGCGGCGGCTGGTCCACAGTTCCACGTGTCCTGGGTCACTGATTTTCCCCAACTGGAATACGACGAGGACAACGCGAGCTGGACCTACATGCACCATCCTTTCACCGCCCCGCACCCCGACGACGTGGCCCTCTTCGGCACCGAGCGTCAGGGCGAGATTCGCGCGCAGGCCTATGATCTGGTCCTCAACGGTTTCGAGATCGGCGGCGGCAGTGTCCGTATCCATGATCCGGCGGTGCAGGAACAGATGCTCGCGGCCATCGGCTTTACCTCCGAAGAAGCCCGGCGGCAGTTCGGCTTCTTCCTGACCGCGCTGGAATCCGGCACGCCTCCGCACGGCGGCATTGCCTGGGGCTTTGACCGTCTGTTGATGGTCATGGCCGGAGTAGGCAGCATCCGCGAGGTGATCGCCTTTCCCAAGAACAACCGTGGCGCGGACCTGATGGCCCTGGCCCCCTCCCCCGTTTCGCCGGCGCAGATGGCCGAGGTGGGATTGGCTCTGGTACAGGAGTAA
- a CDS encoding alpha/beta fold hydrolase, with amino-acid sequence MSQGHALYLDVDGLSTHAWVRGSGPPLVIVPGLGCASWMYVRVSRELARSRTVYVYDPPGHGYSQGMRHLPDCIEQLTDHLAGWLDAAGLKGASVFGHSLGGEVAFDLAARYPAHVGALIACAPTGIPENPSVFAQLVRLLVDLPRERLGLLIPGLRAYAHCGVRRMLKLAQDQDHHYTGPLLPQIKVPTLLIDGTSDPVIRLWTLEAIREAIPSAYFCEIKGGTHALTDVFPRTVARYTLDFLKAVNQ; translated from the coding sequence ATGAGTCAGGGACACGCGCTGTATCTGGATGTCGATGGCCTGTCCACCCACGCCTGGGTGCGTGGCAGTGGGCCGCCGCTGGTGATCGTGCCGGGCCTGGGCTGCGCCTCGTGGATGTATGTGCGCGTCTCGCGTGAGCTGGCGCGCAGCCGCACGGTCTATGTCTATGACCCGCCCGGCCACGGCTACAGCCAGGGGATGCGCCATCTGCCGGACTGCATTGAGCAACTGACCGATCATCTGGCGGGCTGGCTGGACGCGGCGGGACTGAAGGGCGCATCTGTTTTCGGGCACTCGCTGGGGGGAGAGGTGGCCTTTGATCTGGCCGCCCGTTATCCAGCGCACGTGGGTGCACTGATCGCCTGTGCCCCCACCGGCATTCCCGAGAATCCCAGCGTGTTTGCCCAGCTCGTCCGGCTGCTCGTCGACCTTCCCCGCGAGAGGCTGGGCCTGCTTATTCCCGGCCTGCGCGCCTACGCCCACTGCGGCGTGCGCCGGATGCTCAAGCTGGCCCAGGATCAGGACCATCACTACACTGGCCCCCTGCTTCCACAGATCAAGGTGCCGACCCTGCTGATCGACGGAACCTCCGATCCGGTAATTCGCCTGTGGACGCTGGAGGCCATCCGCGAAGCGATTCCCTCTGCCTACTTCTGCGAAATTAAGGGCGGAACGCACGCTCTGACCGACGTCTTTCCGCGCACAGTGGCCCGCTACACTCTAGACTTTCTGAAGGCGGTCAACCAGTAG
- a CDS encoding alpha/beta fold hydrolase, with translation MSSGIYERSGVKMHYRVSGEGSPIVLVHGLSGSGRWWRRNLKALSERHRVYTLDLLGYGSSRRQRSLSVRESAALIADWLDAEDLQDITLIGHSMGGHICIRLAAGHPQRIENLVLVCASGLLKASAYRTALNLPRALITGRKRFVPRILTDALLAGPLNLWRNASDLLKDSVQDCLPMITSRTLVVWGERDALVPLPLGQMLAHSIAGARLKVIPHAGHVVMVDAPEEFNAAVLNFVDGPQAAE, from the coding sequence GTGTCCAGCGGTATCTACGAGCGTTCAGGAGTGAAGATGCATTACCGCGTCTCGGGGGAGGGGTCGCCGATAGTGCTGGTGCATGGGCTGAGTGGCTCTGGACGTTGGTGGCGCAGAAACCTCAAGGCACTGAGCGAACGTCACCGGGTCTACACTCTGGACCTGCTCGGCTACGGTTCATCCCGCCGCCAGCGTTCCCTATCCGTGCGCGAGAGTGCGGCCCTGATCGCAGACTGGCTAGACGCCGAGGATTTGCAGGACATTACCTTGATCGGTCACTCGATGGGCGGCCACATCTGTATCCGGCTGGCGGCGGGTCACCCGCAGCGCATCGAGAATCTGGTGCTGGTGTGTGCCAGTGGTCTGCTGAAGGCCAGCGCCTACCGCACTGCCCTGAATCTGCCGCGTGCGCTGATCACCGGACGTAAACGCTTTGTGCCACGCATCCTGACCGACGCTTTGCTGGCCGGCCCGCTGAACCTGTGGCGCAACGCCAGTGATCTGCTCAAGGACAGTGTGCAGGACTGCCTGCCCATGATCACGTCCAGAACTCTGGTGGTCTGGGGCGAGCGTGACGCCCTGGTGCCGCTGCCGCTGGGACAGATGCTGGCCCACTCGATTGCCGGGGCACGGCTGAAGGTTATTCCGCACGCCGGGCATGTGGTCATGGTGGACGCGCCAGAGGAATTCAACGCCGCCGTGCTGAATTTTGTCGATGGTCCGCAGGCCGCAGAATGA
- the sucD gene encoding succinate--CoA ligase subunit alpha: protein MGILVNKDSKVIVQGMTGREGASHSRAMKEFGTQVVAGVTPGKGGMDFEGWPIYNSVAEAKEATGANVSIIFVPPAGAADAVLEAAHAGIPLVILITEGVPTVDMMKAVQEVKMLDAQSREHGGEGVRLIGGNCPGLVTNGEAKVGIMPNKIYTKPGRIGLISRSGTLTYEAAKLLNDAGMGTSTTVGIGGDPVIGTTFADVLPMFEADEGTDAIVVIGEIGGADEEAAAEYIKHNMKKPVVAFISGRSAPAGKRMGHAGAIIMGNVGTPESKLAAFADANVPVADTMPEIIDLVKAALNK, encoded by the coding sequence GGCATGACCGGACGCGAGGGCGCAAGCCACAGCCGCGCCATGAAGGAATTCGGCACCCAGGTCGTCGCAGGCGTGACCCCCGGCAAGGGCGGTATGGATTTCGAGGGCTGGCCGATCTACAACTCGGTGGCCGAGGCCAAAGAGGCGACGGGCGCGAACGTGTCCATCATCTTCGTGCCCCCCGCCGGAGCCGCTGACGCCGTGCTGGAAGCGGCCCACGCGGGCATTCCGCTGGTCATTCTGATTACCGAGGGCGTGCCCACGGTGGACATGATGAAGGCCGTGCAGGAAGTCAAGATGCTCGACGCCCAGAGCCGCGAACACGGCGGCGAGGGCGTGCGTCTGATCGGCGGCAACTGCCCCGGTCTGGTCACCAATGGGGAAGCCAAGGTGGGCATCATGCCCAACAAGATCTACACCAAACCCGGACGCATCGGCCTGATCAGCCGCAGCGGCACCCTGACCTATGAAGCGGCCAAGCTGCTGAACGACGCCGGAATGGGCACCTCCACCACCGTGGGCATCGGCGGCGATCCCGTGATCGGCACCACTTTCGCTGACGTGCTGCCCATGTTCGAGGCCGACGAAGGCACCGACGCCATTGTGGTCATCGGTGAAATCGGCGGCGCGGATGAGGAAGCCGCCGCCGAGTACATCAAGCACAACATGAAGAAGCCCGTCGTGGCCTTTATCAGCGGGCGCAGCGCCCCCGCCGGCAAGCGCATGGGGCACGCCGGAGCCATCATCATGGGCAACGTCGGAACCCCCGAGAGCAAGCTGGCCGCCTTTGCGGACGCCAATGTGCCGGTGGCCGACACCATGCCCGAGATCATCGATCTGGTCAAGGCCGCATTGAACAAGTAA